In Blastopirellula sp. J2-11, a single genomic region encodes these proteins:
- a CDS encoding catalase — protein MTSEKPKPTTTDAGIPVASDEHSLTVGADGPIVLHDHYLIEQMANFNRERIAERQPHAKGSGAFGHFEVTHDVSAYTKAAVFQPGVKTDTLIRFSTVAGERGSPDTWRDPRGFALKFYTTEGNYDMVGNNTPVFFIRDPMKFQHFIRSQKRRADNGLRDHDMQWDFWSLSPESAHQVTWLMGDRGIPKTWRNMNGYSSHTYMWVNAAGERFWVKYHFKTDQGNDFLTQDEAVRIAGEDADYHRRDLFQAIEQGNYPSWTLHMQIMPYEEAKTYRFNPFDLTKVWPHSDYPLQEVGKLTLNRNPTDFHTEIEQAAFEPNNLVPGIGVSPDKMLLGRMFAYADAHRARMGVNYKQVPVNRPQCPVHSYSKDGAMRVDNVTDPVYAPNSKGGPAADPEHYPAAEVWSADGEFVHAAYTLRQDDDDWGQAGTLVREVLDDAARDRLVSNVVGHIKGGVKEPVLARVLQYWRNIDKTIGDRIAKGVSGG, from the coding sequence ATGACCAGTGAGAAACCGAAGCCGACAACTACCGACGCCGGGATTCCGGTCGCTAGTGATGAACATTCGCTGACCGTCGGAGCGGATGGTCCGATTGTGCTGCATGATCACTATCTGATCGAGCAGATGGCGAATTTCAATCGCGAGCGGATCGCCGAACGACAGCCGCATGCCAAAGGCTCCGGCGCGTTTGGGCATTTTGAAGTGACGCACGACGTCAGCGCTTATACCAAAGCGGCGGTGTTTCAGCCGGGCGTGAAGACCGACACGCTGATTCGCTTTTCGACGGTGGCCGGTGAACGAGGGAGCCCCGATACTTGGCGCGATCCCCGCGGATTTGCGCTGAAGTTCTACACCACCGAAGGCAACTACGACATGGTGGGGAACAACACGCCGGTTTTCTTTATTCGCGATCCGATGAAGTTTCAACATTTCATCCGTTCGCAGAAACGCCGCGCTGACAACGGCCTGCGTGATCATGACATGCAATGGGATTTCTGGTCGCTCTCGCCGGAGTCGGCTCATCAGGTCACATGGCTGATGGGAGATCGCGGGATTCCCAAGACCTGGCGCAATATGAACGGCTATTCGAGCCATACCTATATGTGGGTCAACGCCGCCGGCGAGCGGTTCTGGGTAAAGTACCACTTCAAAACGGATCAAGGCAATGATTTTCTGACCCAGGACGAAGCGGTACGCATCGCCGGCGAAGACGCCGACTATCATCGTCGCGATCTGTTCCAAGCGATCGAGCAGGGTAATTATCCCAGTTGGACGCTCCACATGCAGATCATGCCGTATGAAGAAGCGAAGACCTATCGCTTCAACCCGTTCGACCTGACGAAAGTTTGGCCGCATAGCGACTATCCGCTGCAGGAAGTGGGCAAGCTCACGCTGAATCGTAATCCGACTGATTTCCATACCGAGATCGAACAAGCGGCGTTCGAGCCGAACAATCTGGTCCCGGGAATCGGCGTCAGTCCTGACAAGATGTTGCTTGGTCGGATGTTCGCCTATGCCGACGCGCATCGTGCCCGCATGGGAGTGAACTACAAGCAAGTTCCGGTCAATCGCCCCCAGTGTCCGGTACATAGCTACAGCAAAGATGGCGCGATGCGGGTTGATAACGTGACCGATCCGGTCTACGCGCCCAACTCGAAAGGTGGCCCGGCCGCCGATCCCGAGCATTATCCGGCTGCCGAAGTTTGGAGCGCTGACGGCGAGTTTGTTCACGCCGCCTATACGCTCCGCCAAGATGACGACGACTGGGGCCAAGCCGGAACGTTGGTGCGTGAAGTGCTGGACGACGCCGCGCGGGATCGCTTGGTGTCGAACGTCGTCGGGCATATTAAAGGGGGCGTTAAAGAGCCGGTCCTGGCCCGCGTTCTGCAGTACTGGCGCAACATCGACAAGACGATCGGCGATCGCATCGCCAAGGGGGTAAGCGGCGGTTAA
- a CDS encoding TetR/AcrR family transcriptional regulator encodes MAAAVKEFETCGFDNTSMNRIAETAEVSKRTVYNHFESKDALFLAIIEELLETTESLPDFPHEPDRDLAEQLAANARHVVELFTSASFQGLVRVTLSRFLMSPHLAQQTIGDQKRFRVRLVRWLEQATAAGRLQIEDAEFAAAQFCGLLQAFTFWPQVFGLEPMPAAAEKERIIQSAVAMFVKQYAV; translated from the coding sequence GTGGCTGCTGCGGTGAAAGAATTTGAAACCTGCGGCTTCGACAACACCAGCATGAACCGGATCGCCGAGACCGCCGAAGTGAGCAAGAGGACGGTCTACAACCACTTTGAGAGCAAAGACGCTCTCTTTCTGGCGATCATCGAAGAACTGCTGGAAACGACCGAATCGCTCCCCGATTTTCCGCATGAGCCAGACCGCGACCTGGCCGAGCAACTGGCGGCCAACGCGCGGCATGTGGTCGAGCTGTTCACTTCCGCCAGCTTTCAGGGATTGGTTCGGGTCACCCTCTCTCGTTTCTTGATGTCGCCTCATTTGGCCCAGCAAACGATCGGCGATCAGAAACGGTTTCGCGTGCGGTTGGTTCGCTGGCTCGAGCAAGCGACCGCAGCAGGTCGCCTGCAAATTGAGGACGCCGAGTTCGCCGCCGCCCAATTTTGCGGACTACTGCAGGCGTTCACCTTCTGGCCGCAAGTCTTTGGGCTCGAACCGATGCCGGCGGCGGCCGAAAAAGAACGAATCATCCAATCCGCAGTCGCGATGTTCGTTAAGCAATACGCCGTGTAG
- a CDS encoding efflux RND transporter periplasmic adaptor subunit, whose protein sequence is MAFTRILTHLSVSVSLVGLFVGGLGGCSPQTETAEVRKPPRPVSTITLNTTRPGVASEVTGSVVSWKTEQIGFEVEGRVRQVIEPNEQIEGRLVAQNGESHLLSEGTPLARLDDERFQITVQSAKAAVEVARRQIEAVQVDIEQRIPASIAAAEAEKQLAEIEMARTQKLFDKSASTQAALDQAITTMATAEANVARAKAELSSRQAEVRSLEAQALQAEQQLADAERNLEDVVLYSSFRGQIAETHVLPGSYVKAGDPVITVQLMDPVSIEFELSAAASRKFQHGDSLRIYTINPGQPRKELCGFVYLTDAVADSQTRTFTVKLLVRNEEVQMTPPMELDGYPVARTVDLWPLNIGPVLSGDQRLFVEEESIHHDAQGAFVWKATNRHMGEISDNKNRVLTVEKIRVDAQPVSVPFLGNWNFVPVTIRSDQNFDPERDLIAGKMIVEGQEADDWNGDKLLYDRGGWLLRPGDLVRVELSEDSAGSGLYVPMKALRHASGQASVFVVDRSTPDRPIARETPVTIVTADAALRQEAALQRIEPVEPGTLAAGAQLIVEGVHYLVDGDEIVLIKKPGAAQ, encoded by the coding sequence ATGGCCTTTACTCGCATTTTAACGCATTTATCGGTTTCCGTCTCCTTGGTTGGTCTCTTCGTAGGGGGGCTTGGGGGCTGCTCGCCGCAGACCGAAACGGCGGAAGTTCGCAAACCGCCGCGTCCCGTTTCGACGATCACGCTGAATACAACGCGACCTGGAGTCGCTTCCGAGGTAACCGGATCGGTCGTTTCTTGGAAGACCGAGCAGATTGGTTTCGAGGTCGAAGGTCGCGTTCGCCAGGTGATTGAGCCGAACGAACAGATCGAAGGGCGTCTTGTCGCCCAAAATGGCGAATCGCACTTGCTCTCGGAAGGAACCCCGCTGGCCCGGTTGGATGACGAACGATTTCAGATCACCGTGCAATCGGCCAAGGCCGCCGTCGAAGTGGCCCGCCGACAAATTGAGGCCGTTCAGGTAGATATCGAACAGCGAATTCCGGCCAGCATCGCCGCGGCCGAAGCGGAGAAACAACTGGCCGAGATTGAAATGGCCCGCACGCAAAAGCTGTTTGACAAATCGGCCAGCACGCAGGCGGCGCTCGATCAAGCGATCACGACAATGGCGACCGCCGAAGCGAACGTCGCGCGCGCCAAAGCCGAACTCTCCTCGCGACAAGCGGAAGTTCGTTCGTTGGAAGCCCAAGCGTTGCAGGCTGAACAACAGTTGGCCGACGCCGAGCGGAACTTGGAAGATGTCGTGCTCTACAGTTCGTTTCGCGGACAGATCGCCGAGACGCATGTGTTGCCGGGCAGCTACGTCAAAGCAGGCGATCCGGTGATCACGGTGCAGCTGATGGATCCGGTCTCGATCGAGTTCGAGCTTTCCGCCGCGGCGTCGCGCAAATTCCAACATGGCGATTCGCTGCGGATCTATACGATCAACCCTGGCCAGCCGCGGAAAGAACTGTGCGGCTTCGTCTATCTGACCGACGCCGTCGCCGATTCGCAGACGCGCACCTTTACGGTCAAGTTGTTGGTTCGCAACGAAGAAGTGCAAATGACGCCGCCGATGGAGTTGGATGGATACCCCGTGGCGCGGACCGTCGATCTCTGGCCGCTGAACATTGGCCCCGTGTTGAGCGGCGACCAGCGGCTGTTTGTCGAAGAAGAATCGATTCATCATGACGCGCAAGGCGCCTTTGTGTGGAAAGCGACCAACCGACACATGGGGGAAATATCGGACAACAAAAACCGCGTGCTGACGGTCGAGAAGATTCGCGTCGACGCTCAGCCGGTCAGCGTGCCGTTTTTGGGAAACTGGAACTTTGTGCCGGTCACCATTCGAAGCGATCAAAACTTTGATCCTGAGCGGGACTTGATCGCCGGCAAGATGATCGTCGAGGGACAAGAAGCCGACGACTGGAACGGCGATAAGCTGCTCTATGATCGCGGCGGCTGGCTGTTGCGACCAGGAGATCTGGTGCGCGTCGAGCTCTCGGAAGATTCGGCGGGGAGCGGCTTGTATGTCCCGATGAAAGCGCTGCGGCACGCCAGCGGTCAAGCGTCGGTCTTTGTGGTGGATCGGTCAACGCCTGATCGCCCCATTGCGCGAGAAACGCCAGTCACAATCGTGACGGCTGACGCAGCGCTGCGACAAGAAGCGGCGCTGCAGCGGATTGAACCGGTCGAGCCTGGGACGCTGGCGGCCGGCGCCCAATTGATTGTCGAAGGAGTCCATTACCTGGTTGATGGCGATGAAATCGTGCTGATCAAAAAACCGGGAGCCGCCCAGTGA
- a CDS encoding efflux RND transporter permease subunit, producing MNYLPEFAIKRPTVVVSIVLMTVVWGIVSFMTMPRREDPDFTIKVCVVATRWTGASAQKVEELVTDPLEEAIDGLEEVKLIRSNSSNGLSTIFVELEDALPGSKVDDIWDKVRARVRNVPMPEPNITPYVNDEFTDTNIILFAVHQKPLHGAAEIDPAYAYSPRDLDLFSEQIRDELRLLPGVAKVDRFGVLEEAIYIETDVGAWSKLQLTSSQLKSLVEARNIVAPGGTIDADDGRFYVKPGGELDAVQELDSIIAALSPTDSGANHVYLESLGLNVRRDYLDPPPLICRYGDNEMEQSAVVVAVTMKSGSNIIEICDSAKAKVAQMQNVVGSLPPDLGVTIISDQSDSVKGRIRDVIVNIIEAILIVIVLVYLVVGFRTAAVMAANIPFVVLSSIGVITLFDVQLEQMSLASMIIALGLLVDNAVQICDQARTNQMAGMSPTAAAVAGAQMLGASMLNGTLTTIAAFVPMLIALDGANREFIYGLPVTLSVMLGISWILAMTFCVILAAAFIRAPKDPARPTAPIPWLMAWCAARFRKGGRPHGEGQGIVYETYAFLGRFALRFKFATIGFAVLMLILAMRLPVGSEFFPLTERDQFVVEIWLPEIATIEQTDAVAKEVEAMIRKLSPYVDAEGKQRERLAAMRTLVGGGGSRWYLSWEPEPRKPNYAEILIHTTDGKLTHEFAEQLRAVSKRGDERLGLQPIVGARVVPIELFLGPPADPVVLRVVGDGFADRKRLHRAADQVKSMVEAEPETWDVNDSWGVEGYQLQVDVDPDKASLSRVGNSQIAETLNAYYSGRLLTTFREGDHQVPVYFRLRPEGRRSIADIESAYVEGDAGKIPLSAVATISATWEPAMIDRRDMNRTIEVRSRVEPGASGNDITMRVMNSPEMKELIAQLPPGFRVEIGGAMEESMKAQGKMLKSFGLSFVVIVLLLIIQFNSLSKMLVIVGTLPLAMIGSIFGLWITSNPLGFMPQLGVLSLFGIVLNAGIIFMEFADIVIRERAEKASGGPILGLTKVEFRAALVEAGRQRLMPIFLTTATTVGGLLPLALAGGPLWEGMAWLMIYGLMVATLLTLFVIPALYAVVVETFGLRPFVKEETPAPTG from the coding sequence GTGAACTATCTGCCGGAATTCGCGATCAAACGGCCGACGGTGGTCGTTTCGATCGTGCTGATGACCGTCGTCTGGGGGATCGTCAGCTTTATGACGATGCCGCGCCGCGAAGACCCTGACTTTACGATCAAAGTTTGCGTCGTCGCGACCCGTTGGACCGGCGCTTCGGCTCAAAAGGTCGAAGAGCTGGTCACCGATCCGCTGGAAGAAGCGATTGACGGCTTGGAAGAAGTGAAACTGATCCGTTCGAATTCGAGCAACGGACTCTCGACGATCTTCGTCGAACTGGAAGATGCGCTGCCGGGAAGCAAAGTTGACGACATCTGGGATAAAGTCCGCGCACGCGTTCGCAACGTTCCGATGCCGGAGCCGAACATCACGCCCTACGTGAATGATGAGTTCACCGATACGAACATCATTTTGTTCGCGGTGCACCAAAAACCGCTCCACGGCGCCGCCGAAATTGATCCGGCGTACGCTTACTCGCCGCGCGACTTGGATCTCTTCTCCGAACAGATTCGGGACGAACTGCGACTGCTGCCAGGCGTGGCGAAAGTCGACCGTTTCGGCGTTCTGGAGGAAGCGATCTATATCGAAACCGACGTTGGCGCCTGGTCGAAACTGCAGCTTACCTCGTCGCAATTGAAGTCGCTGGTCGAAGCACGCAACATTGTCGCGCCCGGCGGAACGATCGACGCCGATGATGGGCGATTTTATGTGAAGCCGGGGGGCGAACTCGACGCCGTCCAGGAACTCGATTCGATCATCGCGGCCCTTTCGCCCACCGATAGCGGCGCTAACCATGTTTATCTTGAGAGTCTCGGGCTGAACGTCCGCCGCGATTATCTCGATCCGCCGCCGCTGATTTGCCGTTACGGCGACAACGAAATGGAACAGTCCGCGGTGGTGGTCGCCGTGACGATGAAGTCAGGCTCGAACATCATCGAGATTTGCGATTCGGCCAAAGCCAAAGTCGCTCAAATGCAGAACGTCGTCGGCTCGTTGCCGCCCGATCTGGGCGTGACGATCATCTCGGATCAGTCGGACAGCGTGAAAGGGCGAATTCGGGATGTGATCGTCAACATCATCGAAGCGATCTTGATCGTCATCGTCCTGGTCTATCTGGTGGTCGGATTTCGCACGGCGGCGGTGATGGCGGCGAACATTCCGTTTGTCGTGCTGTCGTCGATCGGCGTGATCACGTTGTTTGACGTGCAGTTAGAACAAATGTCGCTGGCGTCGATGATCATCGCGCTGGGGCTATTGGTGGACAACGCGGTGCAGATTTGCGATCAGGCCCGCACCAATCAAATGGCCGGCATGTCACCGACCGCCGCAGCGGTTGCCGGCGCGCAGATGTTGGGCGCGTCGATGTTGAACGGAACGTTGACGACGATCGCCGCGTTTGTGCCGATGCTGATCGCGCTGGATGGCGCCAACCGCGAGTTCATCTATGGTTTACCGGTGACCTTATCGGTCATGCTGGGGATCAGTTGGATCTTGGCGATGACTTTTTGCGTGATTTTGGCCGCGGCGTTTATCCGGGCGCCCAAAGATCCAGCCAGGCCGACCGCCCCGATTCCGTGGCTAATGGCCTGGTGCGCCGCCCGGTTTCGCAAAGGAGGACGACCGCATGGAGAAGGCCAGGGGATCGTGTACGAGACCTACGCTTTTCTGGGTCGGTTCGCTTTAAGGTTCAAGTTCGCGACGATTGGGTTCGCGGTGTTGATGCTGATATTGGCGATGCGTTTGCCGGTTGGCAGCGAGTTCTTTCCGCTGACCGAACGTGACCAATTTGTGGTGGAAATCTGGTTGCCAGAGATCGCGACGATCGAACAGACCGACGCCGTTGCGAAAGAAGTCGAAGCGATGATTCGCAAACTTTCTCCGTACGTCGACGCCGAAGGAAAGCAACGCGAACGCTTGGCTGCGATGCGCACGTTGGTGGGTGGAGGAGGTTCGCGCTGGTATTTGTCGTGGGAGCCGGAGCCGCGTAAACCGAACTACGCCGAGATATTGATTCACACGACCGACGGAAAATTGACGCATGAATTTGCTGAACAGCTGCGAGCCGTCTCGAAGCGTGGAGATGAGCGCCTCGGTTTGCAACCGATCGTGGGCGCTCGTGTCGTGCCGATCGAACTTTTCTTGGGACCACCGGCTGACCCGGTCGTGCTGCGCGTGGTCGGAGATGGATTCGCCGATAGGAAGCGTCTGCATCGCGCGGCGGATCAGGTCAAGTCGATGGTCGAAGCGGAGCCGGAGACGTGGGACGTCAACGACTCGTGGGGCGTCGAAGGTTATCAACTGCAGGTCGACGTCGATCCTGACAAAGCAAGCTTGTCGCGTGTCGGCAACTCACAGATCGCCGAGACGCTCAACGCCTATTACTCGGGACGTTTGTTGACCACCTTCCGCGAAGGGGATCATCAGGTGCCGGTCTACTTTCGTCTGCGGCCCGAAGGACGACGCTCGATCGCCGATATCGAATCGGCCTATGTCGAAGGGGATGCGGGTAAAATTCCGCTCTCGGCGGTCGCGACCATTTCGGCGACCTGGGAGCCGGCGATGATCGATCGTCGCGATATGAACCGGACGATTGAAGTTCGTTCTCGCGTCGAGCCGGGCGCGTCGGGCAACGACATCACGATGCGCGTGATGAACTCGCCAGAGATGAAAGAGCTAATAGCGCAGTTACCGCCAGGCTTTCGGGTCGAAATCGGCGGCGCTATGGAAGAGTCGATGAAGGCCCAAGGAAAGATGCTCAAATCGTTTGGGTTGTCGTTTGTGGTCATCGTGCTGTTGCTGATTATTCAGTTCAATAGCTTGTCGAAGATGCTGGTGATCGTCGGCACCTTGCCGCTGGCGATGATTGGATCGATCTTCGGGCTGTGGATCACGTCGAATCCGCTCGGCTTTATGCCGCAGTTGGGCGTGCTGTCGCTATTTGGCATCGTGCTGAACGCCGGGATTATTTTTATGGAGTTCGCCGATATCGTCATTCGCGAGCGCGCCGAAAAAGCGAGCGGCGGCCCCATCTTGGGTTTGACGAAAGTCGAGTTCCGCGCCGCTTTGGTCGAAGCGGGACGCCAACGTTTGATGCCGATCTTTTTGACGACGGCGACCACGGTAGGCGGTTTGTTGCCGCTAGCGCTAGCCGGCGGTCCGCTGTGGGAAGGAATGGCCTGGCTGATGATCTATGGTCTGATGGTCGCGACGCTATTGACGTTGTTCGTCATTCCGGCTTTGTACGCCGTGGTGGTCGAAACCTTCGGTTTGCGCCCGTTCGTGAAAGAAGAGACACCAGCGCCGACCGGATAA
- a CDS encoding prenyltransferase/squalene oxidase repeat-containing protein, which translates to MLVNPTACRKFLSAVLPLLVVTLTFGSFRSASAADADYDTVVAKGVKFLSSNQADDGSYSSQVGIGPTAIATLALLEHGRSPNDPQVAKSLAYLEKAVHDDGGVYAANGRLKNYETCIALMCFNKANTDGKYDTIVKNAEKYVRGVQITDTDGVGEEDVNYGGSGYSGKTRPDLSNTAFLMDALVSSGADKEDEAIQKALVFVSRCQNLESEYNTTKFAGKVNDGGFYYTPAVSGDQGDRGTPDGGLRSYGSMGYAGLKSMIYAGVDKDDPRVKAVLKYIQKNFDVTANPGMGQAGVFYYYQTFAKSLDALGQPTITDASGVTHDWRKELLAELAKRQKEDGSWSNSNTQWLEGDANLATSFALLALADCQEKK; encoded by the coding sequence ATGTTGGTGAACCCCACGGCCTGTCGTAAGTTTCTCAGCGCCGTTTTGCCGTTGTTGGTTGTCACTTTGACGTTTGGCTCGTTTCGCAGCGCCAGCGCCGCCGACGCTGACTACGATACGGTTGTCGCCAAAGGGGTGAAGTTCCTCTCCTCGAATCAAGCGGACGACGGTTCTTACAGTTCGCAGGTCGGCATCGGCCCGACCGCAATCGCTACGTTGGCCCTGCTCGAACATGGCCGCAGCCCCAACGACCCGCAAGTCGCCAAAAGTCTCGCTTATCTCGAAAAAGCGGTCCACGACGATGGCGGCGTCTACGCGGCCAATGGACGTTTGAAAAACTATGAAACTTGCATCGCGTTGATGTGCTTCAACAAAGCGAACACCGACGGCAAGTACGACACGATCGTCAAAAACGCCGAAAAGTACGTTCGCGGCGTGCAGATCACTGACACCGATGGAGTCGGGGAAGAAGATGTCAACTACGGCGGATCGGGCTACAGCGGCAAAACGCGACCTGACTTGTCGAACACCGCGTTTTTGATGGACGCGCTCGTTTCGAGCGGCGCCGACAAAGAGGACGAAGCGATTCAAAAGGCGCTCGTCTTCGTTAGCCGCTGTCAAAACCTGGAAAGCGAATACAACACGACCAAGTTCGCCGGCAAAGTGAACGACGGCGGCTTCTATTACACTCCGGCAGTCAGCGGCGATCAGGGGGATCGCGGTACGCCCGACGGCGGACTTCGCAGCTATGGTTCGATGGGTTACGCCGGACTGAAGAGCATGATCTATGCCGGCGTCGACAAAGATGACCCGCGTGTGAAAGCGGTGCTCAAGTACATCCAAAAAAACTTCGACGTTACAGCCAATCCTGGTATGGGTCAGGCCGGCGTTTTCTATTACTACCAAACGTTCGCCAAGTCGCTCGACGCGTTGGGACAACCGACGATCACCGACGCATCCGGCGTCACCCACGATTGGCGCAAAGAACTGCTGGCCGAACTCGCGAAACGCCAAAAGGAAGATGGCTCGTGGTCCAACAGCAACACGCAATGGCTCGAAGGAGACGCCAACCTGGCGACCTCATTCGCGCTGCTGGCCTTGGCCGATTGTCAGGAGAAGAAATAG